Proteins co-encoded in one Candidatus Bathyarchaeota archaeon genomic window:
- a CDS encoding cobalamin-dependent protein (Presence of a B(12) (cobalamin)-binding domain implies dependence on cobalamin itself, in one of its several forms, or in some unusual lineages, dependence on a cobalamin-like analog.), giving the protein MNVTLINPPAPHIEIASALDITVPPLGLAYLASILEREEHSVRIIDAQALGISQPQIKREIARGQPDIVGVTSTTATIGEALAIVKAAKETCPSVVTVLGGPHVTFLPTETLRDCPYLDVVCIGEGERTILELAQTIKRKETLSRVRGIVYRSGDYIIKTSPQPLIDELDTLPFPARHLLPMDKYTILGERAIVGHIMSSRGCPFNCTFCASSLLFGKRFRGRSPKNVVNEIEEVVSQYNPESIEFSDDEFTLDRKRVEGICEEIKRRGLNILWACSSRVDTISRQLLRKMKAAGCILIYYGVESGSQRILNLIRKGTTIKQAIDAIRWTKEVGIETLASYIIGFPSETKKEMEETIFFAKRLNTDYAQFSLATPYPGTELYESAKKKGLLLTEDWTWYTAGKPVILNSDCTKEELTRLLTEAYRSFYLSPRILLRHLRKRHLPLILRAIRSVLPTILLKRLK; this is encoded by the coding sequence ATGAACGTAACTTTGATTAATCCGCCGGCTCCACATATTGAAATTGCCTCCGCGCTCGATATAACTGTTCCTCCATTAGGCCTTGCTTACCTTGCCTCCATTCTTGAAAGAGAGGAGCACTCAGTTAGAATCATCGACGCCCAAGCCCTCGGCATTTCTCAACCCCAGATTAAGCGTGAAATAGCTAGAGGTCAACCCGACATTGTGGGGGTCACGTCGACGACCGCAACTATAGGGGAGGCCTTAGCCATTGTCAAAGCTGCCAAAGAGACATGTCCAAGCGTCGTAACTGTTTTGGGAGGACCGCATGTAACGTTTCTTCCAACTGAAACCCTCAGGGACTGCCCATACCTCGATGTCGTATGCATTGGAGAGGGGGAAAGGACAATACTTGAGCTGGCTCAAACCATTAAACGTAAAGAAACCCTATCTCGTGTAAGAGGAATCGTCTATCGGTCAGGCGATTATATCATTAAAACTTCTCCACAACCCCTAATAGATGAACTAGACACCCTGCCATTTCCGGCCAGGCACCTCCTCCCCATGGATAAGTATACTATTCTAGGCGAGAGGGCGATCGTGGGACATATCATGAGTAGTCGTGGCTGCCCCTTTAATTGCACCTTCTGCGCTTCTTCACTCCTCTTCGGCAAGAGATTTCGAGGTAGAAGCCCAAAAAATGTGGTCAATGAAATCGAAGAGGTTGTTTCCCAGTATAATCCAGAATCTATCGAATTTTCGGATGACGAATTCACCTTAGACCGCAAAAGGGTTGAGGGCATATGCGAGGAGATAAAGAGGCGTGGCTTGAACATCCTTTGGGCCTGCTCTTCAAGAGTTGACACCATCTCCAGACAACTCCTCCGGAAGATGAAGGCGGCTGGCTGCATCCTCATCTACTATGGCGTGGAGTCAGGCTCCCAACGCATCCTCAACCTGATTAGAAAGGGAACCACAATTAAACAAGCCATAGACGCGATTAGATGGACTAAGGAAGTGGGCATCGAAACTCTAGCCTCCTATATCATAGGCTTCCCAAGCGAAACAAAGAAGGAAATGGAAGAAACCATATTTTTCGCAAAAAGACTGAATACAGACTACGCTCAGTTCAGCCTCGCAACACCATATCCCGGAACCGAATTATATGAATCAGCTAAAAAGAAGGGACTCTTGTTAACTGAAGATTGGACTTGGTACACAGCTGGGAAGCCAGTCATCCTCAACAGCGACTGCACCAAGGAGGAGCTAACGAGGCTCTTAACAGAAGCCTATAGGAGCTTCTACCTGTCTCCAAGGATCTTGCTACGACACCTACGAAAGCGCCACCTTCCCCTCATCCTAAGGGCTATTCGATCGGTGCTCCCCACCATATTATTGAAGCGACTTAAGTAG
- a CDS encoding B12-binding domain-containing radical SAM protein, which yields MALTGRIVLTADRTLMSNYHGNEFIGFGSTAPPNIVPDLLFKALFFPPIKTRDGIPVEVPYGLRKIEAQLMEEGLDVLTVDPDHLNRYIGEAKVLGVHVMDPFGLGPASSTFARILKSGEPYLAKHFRLLLEKPEVRVAKKRGLRIIVGGPGAWQFKYKLEFLNDYNIDCVVSGEAEKVVGKLFRMALEDKELPRFYDVSVKDVPSVDEIPEIKNPSINGLIEIGRGCCRGCQFCDVTLRPLRWYPYEKIVKELKVNVNANIRQGILHAEDVLLYGSKNTIPNRERVLKLHEISKKFLNKVAWSHTSMAAVATDPKLVEEVSEILVDGNQEWWGAEIGIETGSPNLIKKVMPAKVHPFSPEEWPEVVKTAAGIMTDNNLVPACTLITGLPQETEDDVIKSIELIEDLKGFKSLIVPLFFVPLGRLKDRDWFTFEQMSALHKELLIKCLKHDLYWARRIMRSYLIGEWYGPLLSPVYKFFTWLVERKARAEAILD from the coding sequence ATGGCTCTTACGGGAAGGATTGTTTTAACCGCAGACCGGACATTAATGAGCAATTATCACGGTAACGAGTTCATCGGCTTCGGCTCAACAGCTCCCCCAAACATCGTCCCAGATTTGTTATTTAAGGCGCTGTTTTTCCCACCAATAAAGACGAGGGATGGTATACCCGTCGAGGTCCCATATGGGCTTAGGAAGATCGAGGCTCAACTGATGGAGGAGGGCTTGGATGTTTTGACCGTAGACCCAGATCATTTGAATCGCTACATCGGGGAGGCTAAAGTTCTGGGCGTTCACGTGATGGATCCCTTTGGTTTAGGCCCCGCCTCATCAACGTTTGCCAGAATTTTGAAGTCGGGAGAGCCCTACCTAGCGAAGCATTTTCGGTTGTTGCTTGAAAAGCCCGAGGTTAGGGTGGCCAAGAAACGCGGTTTAAGGATAATCGTTGGCGGTCCCGGGGCTTGGCAATTCAAGTACAAGTTAGAATTCCTCAACGATTACAATATTGATTGCGTTGTAAGTGGCGAGGCTGAGAAGGTTGTTGGCAAGCTTTTTAGAATGGCACTAGAGGACAAGGAACTGCCTAGATTTTACGACGTAAGTGTGAAAGATGTTCCGAGCGTAGATGAAATCCCAGAAATAAAGAATCCCTCTATAAATGGGTTAATTGAGATTGGGAGAGGATGCTGTCGGGGATGCCAATTTTGTGATGTAACACTAAGGCCATTACGATGGTACCCCTATGAAAAGATTGTAAAGGAGCTTAAGGTTAACGTGAACGCTAACATACGTCAAGGGATCTTACACGCTGAAGATGTCCTTTTATACGGCTCGAAAAACACCATACCAAACAGAGAAAGGGTTTTGAAACTTCACGAGATATCTAAAAAATTCCTGAATAAGGTCGCTTGGTCTCACACATCGATGGCCGCTGTTGCAACTGACCCCAAATTGGTGGAGGAAGTTTCTGAAATATTGGTTGATGGAAATCAAGAGTGGTGGGGTGCTGAGATTGGGATTGAAACAGGCTCTCCCAATTTGATAAAGAAGGTTATGCCTGCAAAAGTTCATCCGTTTAGCCCCGAAGAGTGGCCGGAGGTTGTTAAAACCGCTGCGGGTATAATGACCGATAACAACCTTGTTCCAGCATGCACATTAATTACGGGCCTGCCGCAGGAAACGGAAGACGATGTCATAAAATCCATAGAGTTGATCGAAGACCTAAAAGGATTCAAAAGCCTCATTGTGCCCTTGTTCTTTGTCCCTCTGGGCAGATTGAAGGACAGGGACTGGTTCACATTCGAGCAAATGAGTGCCCTACATAAGGAACTACTGATTAAATGCCTAAAACACGACCTATACTGGGCTAGGAGGATTATGCGCTCATACCTTATAGGGGAATGGTATGGACCCTTGCTGTCACCTGTCTACAAGTTCTTCACATGGTTAGTGGAGCGTAAGGCGAGGGCGGAGGCAATCTTGGATTAG
- a CDS encoding DsrE family protein produces MRLTLILTKPPSSSILNTCMKLALLAMSNNHEIGLYLIGDGVFCAKAGQIMAEDLGRLILHGGEVFVCKEDLEARGLVKNDLIKGATILSDIFECLVDDVMEKSQRVICF; encoded by the coding sequence ATGCGGTTAACCTTGATTTTAACCAAGCCTCCCAGTTCGTCGATTCTGAATACCTGCATGAAATTAGCCTTACTTGCAATGTCAAACAATCATGAAATTGGACTATATCTAATCGGAGACGGAGTTTTTTGCGCCAAGGCGGGGCAAATAATGGCTGAGGATCTAGGTAGATTGATTTTACACGGCGGTGAAGTGTTTGTATGCAAAGAAGATTTAGAGGCCCGCGGTCTTGTTAAAAATGACTTAATCAAAGGCGCCACAATCTTATCAGACATTTTCGAATGTCTAGTCGATGATGTTATGGAGAAAAGTCAGAGAGTGATTTGCTTCTAA
- a CDS encoding molybdopterin-dependent oxidoreductase: MYIPWAAAAPYMYPEYMYPDDPHHWGKGWVPEAAWPQIKNQMRAYVGLGGNPVLRAAGDQRGVFEHLKKNGLVVIGTTEWNEMCDYAHYILPMATDLESSGSTFLCSTNRVVQWKDAAVPPLGEAKQDLWIINELGHRIFGDETMFRECPDCEKRVKEILSEGYSLDEAWEELIGQYLDEINGRLAKGERIDDIAVDLAKRMGHDPGNHKYVVRNIELRYRLEFKKWGEQVGFDLDNHGLLWPYNIFKQGPEAIYHYWWKFMMILWPVPPGSPAAKDPEKYHPFSGLRLDIVKERGVIHFPAPMHLIEQDPNYRGEKVAFEKCPGCWKKGTEMNMPDIPILWTPSERWNSKTGSFYPWGAGKAYIDLKGETWHGAGLPDWEEPAESPKDVTQEIDWNEEYPLIMTTGKLPHLMSTSSQNVNEALVEIDELPMVQIHPIVAKRVGINDGDLVRVFTPRSPKYGSLVMKARITKRIHPKVIFVPTHTGPKSFSEEFQNEGVMLVTSPAEDPYTRMVGYSTNVCKIEKA, encoded by the coding sequence ATGTATATCCCGTGGGCCGCGGCAGCACCATATATGTACCCAGAGTACATGTACCCTGATGACCCACACCATTGGGGGAAAGGTTGGGTTCCTGAAGCTGCTTGGCCTCAGATAAAGAATCAAATGAGAGCATACGTTGGCTTGGGTGGAAACCCCGTTCTCCGGGCTGCTGGGGATCAGCGAGGGGTCTTTGAACACTTAAAAAAGAACGGGTTGGTGGTAATTGGTACAACCGAATGGAACGAAATGTGTGACTACGCTCATTACATACTTCCGATGGCAACCGACCTTGAATCCTCCGGATCAACTTTCTTGTGTTCAACTAACAGAGTCGTGCAATGGAAAGACGCAGCCGTACCTCCACTAGGGGAGGCTAAGCAAGATCTTTGGATCATCAATGAACTAGGCCATCGGATATTCGGTGATGAAACAATGTTCAGAGAGTGCCCCGACTGTGAGAAGAGAGTCAAGGAAATCCTTAGTGAAGGCTATTCTCTAGACGAGGCTTGGGAAGAACTGATAGGGCAGTACCTTGATGAGATCAACGGTCGTTTGGCGAAGGGAGAAAGAATCGATGATATAGCTGTTGACCTCGCAAAAAGAATGGGACATGACCCCGGCAATCACAAGTACGTTGTGAGAAACATTGAACTAAGATACCGTTTGGAGTTCAAGAAGTGGGGTGAACAGGTCGGGTTTGACCTCGACAACCACGGCCTCTTATGGCCATACAACATATTTAAGCAGGGTCCTGAGGCCATCTATCATTACTGGTGGAAGTTCATGATGATCTTGTGGCCAGTTCCTCCCGGTTCACCGGCAGCAAAGGATCCGGAAAAATATCACCCATTCTCGGGTCTAAGGCTGGACATCGTGAAAGAAAGGGGCGTGATCCACTTCCCCGCTCCAATGCATCTAATAGAACAAGACCCAAATTATCGGGGCGAGAAGGTCGCTTTCGAGAAATGCCCAGGCTGCTGGAAGAAGGGCACTGAGATGAATATGCCAGACATCCCCATATTGTGGACTCCATCTGAGAGATGGAATAGCAAGACGGGGAGCTTCTATCCATGGGGGGCGGGGAAGGCTTACATCGACTTGAAGGGGGAAACGTGGCATGGAGCCGGACTACCTGACTGGGAGGAACCTGCTGAAAGCCCGAAGGACGTGACCCAAGAAATCGACTGGAATGAAGAATATCCCTTGATAATGACCACGGGTAAGTTACCCCATTTAATGTCGACGTCGAGTCAGAATGTCAATGAAGCTCTGGTGGAAATCGATGAATTGCCGATGGTGCAGATTCATCCAATTGTGGCAAAGCGCGTTGGTATCAACGACGGTGACTTGGTTCGTGTGTTTACGCCAAGGTCGCCAAAATATGGGAGCTTAGTGATGAAGGCCAGGATCACCAAAAGGATTCACCCAAAGGTTATCTTCGTTCCAACCCACACGGGACCCAAATCGTTCAGTGAGGAGTTTCAAAATGAGGGCGTGATGCTTGTGACGAGTCCTGCCGAAGACCCTTACACGAGGATGGTAGGGTATAGCACGAACGTGTGCAAGATCGAAAAAGCTTAA
- a CDS encoding molybdopterin-dependent oxidoreductase codes for MAVVKDIYSPHRILYPMKRVDDRWERISWDQALDEIGAKLREIRKEWDGKPLHDMTAEELRRVARYATPRNSCGEAEFLNYMRFGRAFKSAPHYSGCVACNGNWWRSRLAVTGDPHPVNIIDTILDSKLIINFGYNVAETAVVAFQWIREAIEKGTEFIYIDPRYTQTAAKASEYIPIKPGTDGALILGIMYVLVENDWTYPYLKHYVDEDEYNDFVEKVEKITWVSARKIKELAQKIHDAGRKVAILSGSRTSTQTNGFNTGRLFVILNLMIGSYGVSGGEITTLSQEWSPRCISRGPRQHHICTQSTCTLMTHTIGGKVGFLKLLGLR; via the coding sequence GTGGCGGTAGTGAAGGATATCTATAGTCCACACCGCATTCTATATCCCATGAAAAGAGTTGATGACAGGTGGGAGAGAATTAGCTGGGATCAGGCACTAGATGAAATTGGGGCAAAGCTTCGGGAAATACGTAAAGAGTGGGATGGTAAACCGCTCCACGATATGACTGCAGAGGAACTAAGAAGAGTTGCACGATATGCTACTCCTAGAAACTCCTGCGGCGAAGCAGAGTTTCTCAATTATATGCGGTTCGGGCGAGCATTCAAATCAGCTCCCCACTACTCAGGATGCGTCGCCTGCAACGGCAACTGGTGGAGGTCGAGGCTCGCCGTCACCGGAGATCCACATCCAGTCAATATTATAGATACCATCCTCGACTCAAAGCTTATCATAAACTTTGGATATAACGTGGCCGAAACAGCCGTGGTCGCTTTTCAATGGATCCGAGAAGCGATAGAAAAGGGTACAGAATTTATATACATCGACCCTAGGTACACACAGACAGCGGCAAAAGCCAGCGAATATATACCGATCAAGCCAGGAACTGACGGTGCATTAATCCTTGGAATAATGTATGTTCTCGTCGAAAATGATTGGACGTATCCATACTTAAAACATTACGTTGACGAGGATGAGTATAACGACTTTGTTGAGAAGGTTGAGAAAATCACATGGGTCTCCGCAAGGAAGATAAAAGAGTTAGCGCAAAAAATTCATGATGCCGGACGTAAGGTTGCGATTTTATCCGGGTCTCGCACAAGTACACAGACAAACGGGTTCAATACCGGAAGACTATTCGTTATATTAAATCTAATGATTGGTAGCTATGGCGTATCGGGTGGGGAGATTACAACCTTAAGCCAGGAGTGGTCCCCTCGATGTATATCCCGTGGGCCGCGGCAGCACCATATATGTACCCAGAGTACATGTACCCTGATGACCCACACCATTGGGGGAAAGGTTGGGTTCCTGAAGCTGCTTGGCCTCAGATAA
- a CDS encoding DsrE family protein, whose protein sequence is MVKTLTILLLTGPFSAQYVDFAFKIIEKALNRGYYVNLFLYGEGVHVPRKGQASIQKRLAELIDKGLKVKACVSCALARGYVNGDPNSTEVYKTDQYVHGVAITSLFDFSDWIRESDRVLSFGD, encoded by the coding sequence ATGGTTAAGACATTAACAATTCTTTTATTAACTGGTCCATTTTCGGCGCAATACGTTGATTTCGCTTTCAAAATTATTGAAAAAGCGTTAAACAGAGGCTATTACGTTAATCTCTTTCTTTACGGTGAGGGAGTTCATGTACCGAGGAAAGGTCAAGCGTCTATTCAGAAACGGCTCGCGGAACTGATTGATAAGGGACTTAAGGTTAAAGCTTGCGTAAGTTGCGCATTAGCCAGAGGGTATGTAAACGGAGACCCAAATAGCACTGAAGTCTATAAGACCGACCAGTACGTCCATGGAGTCGCCATAACCAGCCTTTTTGATTTTTCTGATTGGATAAGGGAGAGTGACAGAGTGCTAAGTTTTGGTGATTAA
- a CDS encoding OsmC family protein: MAELAWKEGLCSEVKMRGHVVIIDSSRDEGGNNLGPAPTELFLAALGGCIMINISRIARKMRIELKNVRMEISGIKEHNEHPSSFIKLDVNVAIDANTSDRAKLEKLVRLAEEYCTVSNTLRKAVSPIVHLI; encoded by the coding sequence ATGGCTGAACTCGCTTGGAAGGAGGGTTTATGCTCCGAGGTCAAGATGAGAGGCCACGTTGTCATAATTGATTCTAGTAGAGATGAAGGGGGCAACAATCTGGGTCCAGCACCAACCGAGCTTTTCTTGGCCGCTCTGGGAGGTTGCATAATGATCAACATATCACGAATAGCTAGGAAAATGAGGATAGAACTCAAAAACGTCAGAATGGAAATTAGTGGCATAAAGGAGCATAATGAGCACCCTTCATCCTTCATCAAGCTCGATGTGAATGTTGCAATCGACGCAAACACTAGCGATCGTGCAAAATTGGAGAAACTGGTTCGATTGGCTGAGGAGTACTGCACCGTTTCCAACACTTTGAGAAAAGCGGTTAGTCCAATCGTGCACTTGATCTAG
- a CDS encoding bile acid:sodium symporter has product MIILTVVAAIFVGKLSPYSLRALTPYMLYFIAVMIWAMSVTIKFSDLSLTFKKGRLIGCGLVTNFIFLPLLCYVLAIFLMSRYPLYAAGFILMGTVPCAGMNVVWTGLLKGDVALALLLGALTMILGIVTIPLLTGVLAGAYVPVDVLGMLNILISALIIPISFGIITRNILEKRSGANAKRHLPVFPPIAAIMAMILMFIMVAVNIPTAPITEDILVVLLVPPLVLFPIAFGGIHLFCNRLLKCAKRETVAIVYSSGMKHLPLAMGVAFVSLGQQAALPIAVAAIFQTLNASLFYKIFQRNTRLTLGCEVLADASQCS; this is encoded by the coding sequence ATGATCATACTTACTGTAGTTGCGGCGATATTCGTAGGCAAGCTCTCCCCCTACTCACTGAGAGCATTGACACCGTACATGTTATACTTCATTGCTGTAATGATCTGGGCTATGAGTGTAACAATCAAGTTCTCAGATCTATCACTCACCTTCAAAAAGGGTAGGCTGATTGGATGTGGGCTCGTCACAAACTTCATTTTCCTTCCCCTTCTCTGCTACGTGCTCGCAATCTTTTTAATGAGTCGATATCCGCTCTACGCTGCAGGCTTCATACTCATGGGTACAGTGCCATGTGCAGGGATGAATGTTGTTTGGACTGGTCTCTTAAAGGGAGATGTAGCGCTCGCCCTTCTGTTGGGTGCGCTAACGATGATCCTTGGAATCGTTACAATACCATTGTTGACTGGTGTCCTTGCAGGAGCATATGTGCCAGTAGACGTCTTGGGAATGCTCAACATACTCATATCGGCTCTCATAATCCCAATCTCGTTCGGCATAATTACCCGGAACATCCTTGAAAAGAGGAGCGGTGCAAACGCAAAAAGACACCTTCCAGTCTTCCCGCCCATAGCAGCGATCATGGCTATGATCCTGATGTTCATCATGGTAGCAGTCAACATCCCGACGGCACCTATCACTGAAGATATTCTAGTGGTACTACTTGTCCCTCCTCTTGTATTGTTTCCAATAGCCTTCGGGGGAATACACCTTTTCTGCAATAGGCTCCTGAAGTGCGCCAAAAGGGAGACTGTCGCAATAGTATACTCTTCAGGCATGAAACATCTTCCATTAGCAATGGGTGTAGCATTTGTTTCACTTGGACAGCAAGCAGCGTTGCCTATAGCTGTAGCGGCGATCTTTCAAACCCTCAACGCGAGCCTCTTCTACAAGATCTTTCAACGAAATACTCGTTTAACTTTAGGCTGTGAGGTTTTAGCTGATGCTTCTCAGTGCTCTTAA
- a CDS encoding SPASM domain-containing protein, producing the protein MTPEQREQLLKQLFHENNVGDIEVLSTAPQYARVSLESSGGVKVVPTHFYLGEASWGLKVLAEFIGGCGAGRLYCALQPNGDVSPCVFMPNLRIGNLRKESFMDIWHHSRVLSNLRDRSSLRGNCGKCEYRFVCGGCRARALAYFNDILVQDPGCIRNTSSSGSTSVDSPIRSQFGSVSDILLRSSLYQHA; encoded by the coding sequence TTGACACCTGAACAGAGAGAACAGCTTCTCAAGCAGTTGTTTCATGAAAATAACGTCGGCGACATTGAGGTTTTGAGCACAGCTCCACAGTACGCGCGCGTGAGTTTGGAATCCTCCGGAGGCGTAAAGGTGGTCCCAACCCACTTCTACCTTGGTGAAGCTTCTTGGGGTCTGAAGGTGTTAGCCGAGTTTATAGGCGGATGCGGCGCTGGTAGGCTCTACTGTGCACTGCAGCCTAACGGTGACGTTTCGCCGTGCGTCTTCATGCCGAACCTTAGAATCGGCAACCTAAGAAAAGAGAGTTTCATGGACATTTGGCATCACAGTCGAGTTCTTTCCAATTTGCGGGACAGATCCTCGCTTCGAGGCAACTGCGGAAAATGCGAATACAGATTCGTCTGCGGTGGATGCAGAGCCCGGGCGCTAGCCTACTTCAACGATATTCTAGTGCAAGATCCTGGATGCATCCGCAACACCTCGTCCTCGGGCTCGACCTCCGTCGATTCACCTATTCGTTCACAGTTTGGCTCAGTTTCAGACATTCTTCTGCGGTCAAGTCTCTACCAGCACGCCTAA
- a CDS encoding radical SAM protein, with protein MSAFDVKRYQFSEYFSESVTQRGLLAVMRGIARYGVTKPQLLEAPFLVVWNLTDVCNLQCRHCYQTAGSKKPDELSTHEKFKVVEELADAGVVSIAFSGGEPLMARDFFDVASKVKEEGMHLAIATNGTLITHDVARRLKALGTDYVEVSLDFPDAENHDDFRGVKGAFERTLQGILNCIAEGIFTCIATTVTKLNFHEISKMIELAKRLEGSSPLTSSRLEEALTRQSSI; from the coding sequence ATGAGTGCGTTCGATGTTAAGAGATATCAATTCTCGGAATATTTTTCTGAATCAGTAACTCAAAGAGGGCTCCTAGCTGTTATGCGTGGTATCGCAAGATACGGCGTGACCAAGCCTCAGCTCTTAGAGGCGCCGTTCCTAGTCGTTTGGAATTTAACCGATGTTTGTAACCTACAATGTCGACATTGTTACCAAACAGCAGGATCGAAGAAGCCTGATGAGCTTTCGACTCATGAGAAGTTTAAAGTGGTCGAGGAACTCGCTGATGCGGGAGTGGTTTCCATAGCTTTCTCAGGTGGAGAGCCTTTAATGGCTAGAGACTTCTTCGATGTCGCTTCCAAGGTCAAGGAGGAGGGGATGCATCTTGCAATAGCCACAAACGGCACATTAATCACACATGATGTAGCGAGGAGACTGAAAGCTCTGGGAACAGATTACGTGGAGGTGAGCCTTGACTTTCCTGACGCTGAAAACCACGATGATTTTCGAGGTGTCAAAGGCGCTTTCGAGAGGACACTGCAAGGGATTCTAAACTGCATTGCAGAAGGAATTTTCACTTGCATCGCCACAACCGTAACCAAACTCAATTTTCACGAAATATCAAAAATGATAGAGCTAGCGAAACGGTTAGAAGGTTCATCGCCTTTAACTTCATCCCGACTGGAAGAGGCGTTGACACGGCAGAGCTCGATTTGA
- a CDS encoding 4Fe-4S dicluster domain-containing protein: MTFAILVNVDECTGCHACTAACKIANSVPNGISFTRVISVEEGSFPLLNIRNAPVDRCMHCLEPECVPAFPVDAIAKHEEGPVVIDEDKCIGCELCFKACPFVVPKFDKKSKKRYKCTMCYDRVKEGLEPACVEVCPQESLKFGDRDELLREAKDWAKYVYGETEAGGTSLIYASKEPIIKLGLPEKPASGVKH, translated from the coding sequence ATGACTTTTGCCATATTGGTCAACGTGGACGAGTGCACGGGTTGCCACGCCTGCACTGCAGCCTGCAAGATCGCGAACTCAGTTCCAAACGGCATCTCCTTTACACGCGTGATTTCGGTCGAGGAGGGAAGTTTTCCCCTCCTAAATATTCGAAATGCGCCAGTGGACCGCTGTATGCACTGCTTAGAGCCGGAGTGCGTTCCCGCATTTCCAGTAGACGCAATAGCAAAGCATGAGGAGGGTCCCGTTGTAATAGATGAGGATAAGTGCATAGGCTGTGAACTATGTTTCAAAGCATGCCCATTCGTTGTTCCAAAGTTCGATAAGAAGTCGAAAAAGAGATACAAATGCACCATGTGCTACGACAGGGTGAAAGAGGGCCTAGAGCCGGCTTGTGTCGAGGTATGCCCTCAAGAATCCCTAAAGTTCGGGGACCGCGACGAATTGCTTCGTGAAGCAAAAGACTGGGCAAAATATGTTTACGGAGAAACAGAGGCAGGAGGGACATCACTCATTTACGCCTCTAAAGAGCCAATTATCAAACTAGGACTACCTGAAAAACCAGCAAGTGGGGTGAAGCACTAG
- the arsB gene encoding ACR3 family arsenite efflux transporter, which yields MATKKRALGIFEKYLTIWVILCIIIGTILGRTFPEISKILAATEYAHVSIPIAICLFFMMYPIMVQIDFKEVIKAGKTPKPVGLTLFVNWAIKPFSMAFFAWLFMRIIWSSFISTEYASQYTAGMILLGVAPCTAMVLVWSFLSKGNMAHTLVMVAINSLSMLFLYAPLAGFLLGVASIPVPWETMILSVAIYVGLPLVAGYYSRKYIILNKGVEWFETKFSPGLKYVSITALLITLIVLFSLQGNVIVAQPLVIGMIALPLYIQTMVIFFITYALAKFIGLRYADAAPSAQIGASNHFEVAIAVATMLFGLESGAALATVVGVLEEVPVMLSLVYICLKTQHWFS from the coding sequence TTGGCAACCAAAAAACGTGCCCTTGGCATATTTGAAAAGTATCTCACAATATGGGTTATATTGTGTATAATCATAGGAACGATTCTAGGAAGGACGTTCCCAGAAATATCTAAGATCTTAGCTGCGACCGAATATGCTCATGTCTCAATCCCAATTGCCATTTGTTTATTCTTCATGATGTACCCAATCATGGTCCAGATCGATTTTAAGGAAGTAATTAAAGCTGGCAAGACGCCAAAGCCGGTTGGCCTCACTCTATTTGTGAATTGGGCGATTAAACCGTTCAGCATGGCTTTCTTCGCTTGGTTATTCATGAGAATTATATGGTCTTCGTTTATTTCAACTGAGTACGCATCCCAGTATACTGCCGGGATGATCCTTCTTGGAGTAGCACCATGCACAGCGATGGTTCTAGTCTGGAGCTTTCTATCAAAAGGAAACATGGCACATACGCTCGTAATGGTTGCCATTAACTCGTTATCAATGCTTTTTCTGTATGCTCCATTAGCCGGCTTCCTCTTGGGCGTTGCAAGCATACCTGTCCCGTGGGAAACCATGATTCTTTCGGTTGCCATTTATGTTGGGCTACCTTTAGTGGCAGGATACTACTCGAGAAAATATATCATTTTAAATAAGGGAGTCGAATGGTTTGAAACGAAATTTTCTCCGGGGCTTAAATATGTCTCGATCACGGCTTTGTTGATAACTTTAATTGTGCTTTTCAGTCTGCAAGGAAACGTAATAGTAGCTCAACCATTAGTAATCGGAATGATTGCTCTACCTCTGTACATACAAACTATGGTAATATTCTTCATTACATACGCTCTTGCAAAGTTTATCGGTCTTAGATATGCAGATGCCGCCCCATCAGCCCAAATTGGAGCAAGCAACCACTTCGAAGTGGCAATTGCAGTGGCAACAATGCTTTTTGGGCTTGAAAGCGGAGCTGCTCTAGCAACGGTAGTCGGTGTACTCGAAGAAGTACCGGTGATGCTTTCCCTAGTGTACATATGCCTAAAAACGCAACATTGGTTCTCCTAA